From one Catellatospora sp. IY07-71 genomic stretch:
- a CDS encoding YbaB/EbfC family nucleoid-associated protein: MAQRSDRDANWALRERFAQVHDQYNKLRSGMGEMQAKLHAYRATEKSRDGLIKVQVDARGRLVKVDLEPAALRSYSATGLAEEITRVAAQASEAAGAGVTAIMAEVMPADSGAMSFLRTNDMNDLLKRHDDIMDYRPETRDER, encoded by the coding sequence ATGGCCCAACGCTCCGATCGCGACGCCAACTGGGCGCTGCGGGAACGCTTCGCGCAGGTGCACGACCAGTACAACAAGCTGCGCTCCGGCATGGGCGAGATGCAGGCGAAGCTGCACGCCTACCGGGCCACCGAGAAGTCGCGCGACGGTCTCATCAAGGTGCAGGTCGACGCGCGCGGCCGGCTGGTGAAGGTGGACCTGGAGCCCGCCGCGCTGCGCTCCTACAGCGCCACGGGGCTGGCCGAGGAGATCACCCGGGTGGCGGCCCAGGCCAGCGAGGCCGCGGGCGCGGGCGTCACCGCGATCATGGCCGAGGTCATGCCGGCCGACTCCGGCGCGATGTCGTTCCTGCGCACCAACGACATGAACGACCTGCTCAAGCGGCACGACGACATCATGGACTACCGGCCGGAGACGCGCGATGAGCGGTGA